A segment of the Allosaccharopolyspora coralli genome:
CAACGTCGTCGTGGATCTCACGGGACTGGAGTTCCTCTGCGTCGACGCCCTGCGCACACTCGCCGTCGCCAACCGCCGCGCCGACGCCCAGAACATCTCGCTGAGCATCATGGACGGGCCACCGTGCGTGGAACGGGCGTTCGCCGCAGCCGAGGCCGCACTCGACACGGTGGAGCCGCCTCGCCCGCGGACGCCCACGTCATGAGCACGCTCGAAGCCGGCCTGCGGTCCGCGGCGGCGTCGATCTGTGGAGTGTGCGGGCAGACGCTGACCGAGGCCGACGTAGAACGGCAGCCCGTCGACGTCGACGGGGCCCGATGGGTCTGTCCGGTCTGCGGCGCACACCGCGTCCCGCTACCGGACTGACGGGCAAGCATGCACGTGTGACGAGTCTTCCGGGCGGGAGGGGACCCTTGAGGAATTTCCTTCCCCCGGAAGACAGTTGCCCTGACTATGCCCACCCATGTACCCCTCAGCGTTCTCGATCTCGTTCCCGTATCGCAAGGAAGCTCGACGCAGGACGCCCTGGAGACGTCCATGCAAGCCGCGCGGTCGGCCGACAGGCTCGGCTACAACCGGGTCTGGTATGCCGAGCATCACAACACCGCACACCTCGGCGCGAGCGCGACGGCCGTCCTCATCGGACGCAGCGCCGCGCTCACGGAACGGATCCGCGTCGGCTCCGGCGGTGTCATGCTCCCCAACCACGCCCCGCTGCGCGTCGCCGAGGAGTTCGGCACTCTCGCGCAGTTCTACCCCGACCGGATCGACCTCGGGCTGGGGCGGGCGCCAGGCACCGATCGGATGACTGCCGACCTGTTGAGTCGATCGAGCGCCGAGCCGCAAGCGTTCGCCACTCACGTCTACGACCTCACCGGCTGGTTCGGCAAGGAAGGAACCGGGCACAGCGTTCCGGTCAGCGGCGGTGTGTCGGCCGGAACCGACGTGCCCCTCTGGATCCTCGGATCGACCGTGAACGGGGCCTCCATCGCCGGACAGCTCGGACTCCCGTTCTCGCTCGCTTCGCACTTCGCGCCGGGGCAGATGCACGAGGCGCTGGAGGTCTACCGCTCGTCGTTCGATCCGTCCGCTCCGACAGCGCAGATCGACAAGCCCTACGTGATGGCCGGGATCAACGTCGTGATCGCGCCGACCGACGACGAGGCGCAGCGGTTGTGGACCACCCCGCAGCGCATGATGATCGACGTGCGCACCGGAAATCGGCGGCCACTGCAGCCGCCGGTCGAACCCGACGCCGTCCCGGAGCGAGAGCGTCAGTTCGCCGAATCCATGCTGGGTGTGAAGGCGGTCGGCTCCCCCGACACGGCCCGCGCGGACCTCGAGAAGTTCGTGGAGACCACGGGCGTGGACGAACTGATCACCGTGACCTACACGCACGATCCGGCCGACCGGATGCGGTCCCTCGAGCTTCTCGCCGAGCTCTGGTTCTGACCCGCGCTGCGAGGGCTCAGATGTCCTGGTGGCCTGGAACGGGTTTTCGCACGCTCGGCTGTGGAGGCGGCACGACGGTGCAGAAGGGCGGCCGTGTTTCGGCGGTCGCACGCGGCAGGAAGGGGCGGCGACATGAGTGACGAGATCGCGGGCGTGCGGATGCCCGACAGCGAGTTGGCGCGCGAGGCGACGGACCTCGTGTGGGAGGTTGCGTCGCCGTTGCTGTTCGACCATTCACGCCGGGTGTTCGTCTGGGGCTCCCTGCGAGGGCGACAGCAGGGGCTCGACTTCGACCCGGAGCTGTTGTACGTGGGTGCGATGTTCCACGATCTCGGACTCACCGAGCGGTTCCGTCGCACGGACCAACGGTTCGAGATCGACGGCGCCGACGAGGCCCGGCGCTTCCTGCAGCAGCGCGGCATCACCGGCGAGCGTGCCGACCGTGTCTGGACGAGCATCGCGCTGCACACCACACCCGAGATCCCGCTGCGCATGGCGCCGGAAGTCGCGCTGGTCACGCGTGGCGTGGAACTGGACGTCCTCGGCATCGGCTACGACGCCGTGTCCGAGGAGCAGCGAGCCGCGGTGGTCGCCGCCCACCCTCGTCCCGACTTCAAGAACCGCATCCTGGCCACATTCACCGATGGCCTCAAGGATCGTCCGGCCACGACGTTCGGCAACGTGAAAGCAGACGTGCTCGCTCACTTCCGTCCCGGCCTCGAGCCGCCCGACTTCGTGGAGGTCATCCGCAACTCGGACTGGCCCGAATAGTCCCCTCAGAGGGCATTGTGGAACTTGGGTAGGTGGTCCGGCCGGTCACGCATGACCGTGCCCTACGGGCACAACCGCAGTTCCCACATGCACTCTCAGCGACGCCCACCGGCAATGAGTCCCATTCGGACGGACCGCGGAGCGCTCACGCCGAGACGCGCTGTACTCGAGCATCCGCGGGGAGTCGGTGAGTGCGGATCCGGATGCCGTTCTGCAGGCGCCCACCGGCCTGCCTGGCAGCCTCGCAGCAGAACCGGACCCACATGTTCAGCTGAATCTCCTTGGCCAGACGGAGTTTCGAGTACAGCCACCGCACCAGCGGCGTGCTCGGCCGCGCCCACGCCCGGATCTCGAACACCAGCACCTCGTCCCACGAGTAGGCGTGAAACTGCACCTGCCCGGCCTCCAAGTGGCCGCGCAGAGTCACCAGCCGCAAGCAGGTGTCGTCGACCTGGACGACTCGGACCGGGCCGTCCCAGGGCCCCGGCATGTCAACGACGAACTCATCCCCCAGCGAGAGCGACTCGTCGGAATCGCTACTGCTGCGCACGTCAACCACTTCCGACGGCACGAATCTCTTGAAGTCGGCGGTGATCCACCCGAGGAGTTCTTCCGTCGTGACGTCGGCACCGACGATCTCGGCGCGAAAACAACGGTGGTAGAACGGGCCGAAACCGCTGTCGGCCAGCTGAACCGCGTCGTCGACCAGCTCCGTCGGAAGATCCGGCGGCAGGTCGTCGACCGTGGTTCCGGTGCACTCGTTGCGGTGCAGCGGAGTGATCTGCCACAGGTACCGCCACGACACCAGTATCGTGCCCACGAGCCATCGCAGGACGATCGTGCTCGCCCTCGGTTTCGGGTACGCGGCCATCGCGCCTCCTGTGTGGTGACGTGGCCAGGGAACCACTACGGTCCGGGTACCCGCATGTCCCGGCCGTACACGAGGCGGAGGAACCATGATCGCTGAGTCGCTCCATCGAACCGGCCTGCGCAGCGGTCACATGCACGCGCTGTCGATGGGGTCGGTCGTGCTGTGCATCGGACTGTGGATCCGCGCCAAGACCGTCGACCAGTCGGCCAGGGGGAACGCCGAGCGACGCGCGCTGTTCGTCGGTCTGTGGCCGCCGACGTTGTGGCTGATGGGTGACTCGCTGCGACACCTCGAATGAGATCGGCACCGACCTGCGGTGTGCGTGTCGACGTCTCGACGGCGCTGTCCGCACTGGTGCAGCGGCCGGTCAACTACGAGATCGACGAAGTGGACGGGTCGACGTGGCACGTGGATCGTCGTCACGTGTGGTTACCCTCGGAACCGCCGGGTCCGCCCGAGCACGGAGGTGTCTGGCAGCGGGCGTGTCGGCTCGTCGCCGACTACGAATTCTCCCCGCCGGAGTTGGTTCGGGCCGTGTACGACCCGGGCGCACCGTTGCTGGAGCGGACGATGTTGCTGGAGGGGCGCTTTCCGGGGCTGCGCCTGTATCTCGGCGTCCGCGTCACCGAGGTCACCGACGAACAGCGTGAACCCGACCGGCGGGTGTGGGGGTTCAGCTACGACACGCTGCGGGGGCATCTGGAACGCGGACGTCTCAGCTACGAGGTCGTCAAACACACCGACACCGGCCACGTGGAATTCGGCATCGCGGCCTACTCGCAGCGCGCGCCCACGTTGGGCCCCCTCATGCGAACGGGGTGGGCGGTGTTCGGGCGAGGCAGGCAAGTGCGGTTCTACCGCCGCTGCGGTCGACGCATGCAAGAACTCACCCGGGCCAAGCGCCCCCGCCGACCGATGTCGTACGGCTCCTCGGGGCTCGTTCTCGCGCCGTCCGACGCACGGTCCAGCAGACTCGACCGGATGGCGTTCACCAGCGTCGACCCGAGCTGACGGGCCGTCTGACGGCCGAACCCCGGTGGCGACCGGACTACCGGAACAGCTGCGCCAACGACGGCGGCAGTTGATCGATGGTGTCGGCGGTCTCCCCTTCGGGTGCCCAGTCCCGCACCGTGGCCAGTACCGCCCGGACCTGCTGCTCGGTTCGCTCCAGGTCGGTGGTCGAGATCGCTCCGCTGACCCGGTCGAGGAACCCGTTCTTGTCCATCGCGCGGGCCTGACCGCTGCGCCGGGACAGCTCGTCGCGCACCTCCGGCGGCAACCCTTGGACGAGCTCGTCGATCTGCCCACCGCTGACGCTTTCGCCCAGGGTCGTGAGAGTCGCCCGAACCAGGGCGTCCGCCTCCTCGAACGAGGAGACACCGGCTGCTTCCTGCGCCTGCTCGACGAAGGAACGCATGGTGGCGCCAGGCCACAGGGACTCGGTCATCACTCGTCTCCCCTCTCGCTCGGCATACGGGGTCCGAGGCTGCCCAACTTCCACGACGCTCAAACATCGTCGAACGAACAATCGGCGTGCCGCGTCGCCGTGCGTGAGCGGCCTCGCGTCAACCACGCGCAACCCGGGTACTCCCCGACCATGACGAAGAACAAGGACGACTACCGGGCCACCTACACCGACCCGCAGTTGCGGGAGCGTCTCAAAGAACAGATCAAGGCCTCGGACAAGGGTGGAGCCCCGGGGCAGTGGTCGGCTCGCAAGAGTCAGCTGCTGACCCAGGCGTACGAGAAGCACGGCGGCGGCTACCGGCACGGTCGACGAAAGTCCTCCCAGCAGCGCAGCCTCCAGGAGTGGACGCACCAGGAGTGGCAGACGGAGTCGGGTTCCGCCCAGGCTCGCCACGACGGCCGCACCGAGCGATACCTGCCGAAGCAAGCGTGGCGGGAACTCACGCCTCACCAACGCCGCGAGACCCGGAGCAAGAAGCAGCACGAATCGCAGCGAGGCCGGCAGCGCTCCGCGAACCCCCAGGCTGCCGCGACTGCGCGCAAGATGGCCGATCTCGACGAGCTGCCCGCTCGCGAGGCGGTGAAGCGAGCTCGCACCCTGACTCTCGAGGAAACCGAGCAGGCGCTGCGGCACGAGCGGCAACACAAGGCCCGGAAGACCGTCCTGCGTCAGCTGTCCCAACGCCTCGACGGCGGCGAGTAGTCACGCGGTCGCGCCCGGCCCTGCACGGAGGCCGAGTTCGAGTCGTTCGACGGCGTTCGCGACCGCGGCACGGTCGGCGTCCGGTAGCCCGCGGAGCGGACGAGGCAGATTCGGGTGGCCGACGAGACCGACGAGTTCGGCGATGGCGGAGACGACGCGAAGACTGCCGTGGCGGCGGAACAGCTCCCACAGCGGTCGGAGCCGCTCCGATTCCACGACGGCGGTCGCCGTGTCGCCCGCTCGGGCTGCTCGGGTGATCGCCACGGCGGGTTCGGGCAGCGTGCCGCCCAGAACCGAGTACCAGGCGTGGCACCCGGCGTTGAGGCCGGTGGCCGCGAGCGGGTCCCCGCTGACTCCGATCGTCACCGACGAGGGCAGCAGCGCACGCAGACCGCAGACGCGCCCCTCAGCCTCGTCGGGATCGGCAGGCACTCCCGGGATCTTGATCGACGCTACGTTCGGTAACTCGGCGATTCGTGCGTACAGCTCGTCGGTGAAGGCGAAGTGCGTGGTTCCCGGGTTGTCGTAGACCACCAACGGGACGGACAGCTCAGCGGTGACGTCCTCGTAGAGACCGAACACCTCGTCCTCGGTCAGTGCCTGATACGAGACCGGCGCGAGCAACACCCCCGAAGCACCCACCTTCTGTGCGTCCGCAGCGAGTTCGAGGACATCACGGGTCCGCAGCGCCCCGACGCCGACGATGACCGGAACGTCTCCGGCGTGCTCGACGGCCCGCTGCGCGACGCGGAAGCGCTCCTCACGGTTGAGGTACGGGTACGAGCCTGTGGAGCCGAGAGCGGTGATCGAGTCGACCTCCGCGACCGCGAGTCGTTCCACGAGCCCGGCGAATGACGTTTCGTCGATGCCATCGCGAGTGACGGGAGTGAGCGGAAACGCGCTGAGTCCGGTGAACATGTGGCCTCCTCGAAGTCAGGATGGCAGGACGCCCACCCCGGCAAGGCCGGGAAACCGCTCGGGGTTCTCGGCGGCGGCGTCACTCGATTCCGGACGCCACTGCGTCAGGTAGACAACGCCGGGCTCGACCAGCTCGAAGCCCGCGAACAGTGCGGTGACCTCGTCCCGTGAGCGCATGGTCATGGGAGTGGTTGTCCGGCGCCGGTAAAGGTCCTCGTGCGACGCCGCCTGCTGTGGCTGACCTTCGTGACTCGCATGCGAGAGCGCCAAGAAGCTTCCTGGGCAGAGCGCGCCCCGGTAGGCACCGATGATGCTGCGGGGATCGTCAGAGTCTGCCACGAAGTGCAGGACCGCGACCATCATGACCGCTACGGGCTCGTCGAGGTTCAGCAGCAAGGTGACCTCATCGGATTCCAGTACGTCCGCGGGAGCACTCAAATCGGCTTCGACCACCGCAGCGTCGGGGTTTCCTTCCAGGATCCTCCGGCTGTGAGCGACGGCCACCGGGTCGCTGTCCACATAGACCACCCGCGCTCCTGGAAAGGACTGCTGCGCGACATCGTGCACGTTGCCCGCGGTGGGTATGCCGGAACCGAGATCGAGAAACTGAGTCACACCCTGATCGGCGCAGTAGCGCACAGCGCGGCGCAGGAACGCACGGTTGGCGCGCATGACCAAGGGGAGATCGGGCCACAGGGCGATGGCTTCGTCGCCCATTTCCCGGTCCACCGCGAAGTTGTGACTGCCGCCCAGATAGTAGTCGTACACTCTGGAAGCATTCGGTGTGCTGTCGTCAACAATGCCGGGTTCGGGAGACAACATGTGACGGGACCTCTCCAGGGTGCGGATTCGGATTCGCCTCACGAGGATACCGGCTCGAGCACGAGATCCCGAGAACTCGCCGAAAACTCACGTCCGTCCTTGCCAGTGCGTGTAGGCGTTTGCGGCCAGGTCAGGCAGCAGTTGTTCGACGTCGTTGACGCAGCGTTCGACATCGGGCTCCAAGGAAGTCAGTGACCAGCTGCGCGTGACACCCATCGCGGCGAGCTCGTCGCGGTCCAGGGAGCAGCGTCCAGCCAGGGCGAGCACCGGAATGCCACGTTCGCGACCGAGGGCGGCCACCGCAGCGGGAGCCTTGCCGTGCTTGCTCTGCTCATCGAGGGAACCCTCGCCGATGATCACAACATCGCATTCAGCCAACCGGTCGGCCAGCGCGACGGTGTCGAGCACGAACGCGGCACCCGAGATGCGAGTAGCGCCGAGGGCGGTCAGCACGCCGAACCCGGTCCCTCCGGCCGCTCCGGCACCAGCTTGCTGCGCGGAAGATTCATGGCCGAGGAGCACCGCGAGCCGGGCGAGACCGGATTCCAGAGTGGCAACCTCGCATGCACCTGCTCCTTTCTGCGGACCGAACACCGACGCGGCACCGCTCGGTCCGAGCAGCGGGTTCGTGACGTCGGTCGCCAACGCGAGCTCGACGTGGCTGATGCGCGGATCGAGTCCGCCGGTATCGACATCGTCCAGCTGGGTCAGTGCCCCGCCACCTGCGGAGAGCTCGCGACCGGTGGAATCGAGCAGCCGCGCGCCGAGTGCCTGCAGCATGCCCGCTCCCCCATCGGTACTGGCACTTCCGCCGACCGCAAGCGTGATGCGGTCACACCCGTGGTCGAACGCCGCCGACATTACCTCGCCCACGCCGTACGACGACGCCAGCAGTGGCGCCGGACCTGTCACGGGAAGTCGTTGCCAACCGCAGATGTCGGCCAGTTCGACGACGGCATGGCTGTCGCGTACGGCGAATCCGGTATCGACAGGATTTCCCAGCGGCCCGCTCGCACGCACCGGTACGTGACGGAACCCGGCGTTGAGCACGGCGTCGAGGGTGCCTTCTCCTCCGTCGGCCACCGGACACGCTGTGGTCGTGGCCCGATTGTTGTCGACTGTGCCGATGCCCCGGGCGATGAGGCGGGCTGCGGCGCGCGCAGTGAGCGAACCTTTGAACTTGTCCGGCGCGACGAGTACGCGCGGCGCCCCCATCAACCCGCCAGCCCGATCAGAGTGGCCATCGCAGGGACGATGAGCACGATGGCGACGCCACCCACGATGTCGAAGACGATGCCGGTGCGGATCATCTGCGTGATCCGCACGACCCCGGAGCCGTAGACGATCGCGTTCTGCGGCGTCGACACCGGCAACATGAAACCGAACGAGGCGGCGAAAACACCGGCCACCGCGGGAACGATCGGAGACACGCCGGCGGCAACGGCCAGCGGGATGATGATCGGTACCACCACGGCTGCCGAAGCAGTGTTGCTCGTGGTTTCGGAGATCAGGATGGCCAGGACGACGGCGAGAACGGTCAGCGCGAACGGCGTGGTGACGCCGAACGTGTCGTACGCGGATGATCCGATCGTTTGCGCGAGCCCGGAATCCTCCAGCAGGGAACCGAAAATCATGCCCGTGCCGAAGAGCAGGATGGTGCCCCAGTCGATAGTCGTGGCGTCCTTCCAGGTGAGTGTCGCCTCTCGCCGACTCCAGTTGGCCGGCAGCACGAACAGCAGCGCAGCGCCGACGACCGCGACGATGCCTTCGTCGAGCCGGTCGTCGAC
Coding sequences within it:
- a CDS encoding glycerate kinase codes for the protein MGAPRVLVAPDKFKGSLTARAAARLIARGIGTVDNNRATTTACPVADGGEGTLDAVLNAGFRHVPVRASGPLGNPVDTGFAVRDSHAVVELADICGWQRLPVTGPAPLLASSYGVGEVMSAAFDHGCDRITLAVGGSASTDGGAGMLQALGARLLDSTGRELSAGGGALTQLDDVDTGGLDPRISHVELALATDVTNPLLGPSGAASVFGPQKGAGACEVATLESGLARLAVLLGHESSAQQAGAGAAGGTGFGVLTALGATRISGAAFVLDTVALADRLAECDVVIIGEGSLDEQSKHGKAPAAVAALGRERGIPVLALAGRCSLDRDELAAMGVTRSWSLTSLEPDVERCVNDVEQLLPDLAANAYTHWQGRT
- a CDS encoding SAM-dependent methyltransferase, with translation MLSPEPGIVDDSTPNASRVYDYYLGGSHNFAVDREMGDEAIALWPDLPLVMRANRAFLRRAVRYCADQGVTQFLDLGSGIPTAGNVHDVAQQSFPGARVVYVDSDPVAVAHSRRILEGNPDAAVVEADLSAPADVLESDEVTLLLNLDEPVAVMMVAVLHFVADSDDPRSIIGAYRGALCPGSFLALSHASHEGQPQQAASHEDLYRRRTTTPMTMRSRDEVTALFAGFELVEPGVVYLTQWRPESSDAAAENPERFPGLAGVGVLPS
- a CDS encoding DUF2267 domain-containing protein, with translation MTESLWPGATMRSFVEQAQEAAGVSSFEEADALVRATLTTLGESVSGGQIDELVQGLPPEVRDELSRRSGQARAMDKNGFLDRVSGAISTTDLERTEQQVRAVLATVRDWAPEGETADTIDQLPPSLAQLFR
- a CDS encoding dihydrodipicolinate synthase family protein translates to MFTGLSAFPLTPVTRDGIDETSFAGLVERLAVAEVDSITALGSTGSYPYLNREERFRVAQRAVEHAGDVPVIVGVGALRTRDVLELAADAQKVGASGVLLAPVSYQALTEDEVFGLYEDVTAELSVPLVVYDNPGTTHFAFTDELYARIAELPNVASIKIPGVPADPDEAEGRVCGLRALLPSSVTIGVSGDPLAATGLNAGCHAWYSVLGGTLPEPAVAITRAARAGDTATAVVESERLRPLWELFRRHGSLRVVSAIAELVGLVGHPNLPRPLRGLPDADRAAVANAVERLELGLRAGPGATA
- a CDS encoding HD domain-containing protein, translated to MSDEIAGVRMPDSELAREATDLVWEVASPLLFDHSRRVFVWGSLRGRQQGLDFDPELLYVGAMFHDLGLTERFRRTDQRFEIDGADEARRFLQQRGITGERADRVWTSIALHTTPEIPLRMAPEVALVTRGVELDVLGIGYDAVSEEQRAAVVAAHPRPDFKNRILATFTDGLKDRPATTFGNVKADVLAHFRPGLEPPDFVEVIRNSDWPE
- a CDS encoding DUF1990 family protein, which encodes MRSAPTCGVRVDVSTALSALVQRPVNYEIDEVDGSTWHVDRRHVWLPSEPPGPPEHGGVWQRACRLVADYEFSPPELVRAVYDPGAPLLERTMLLEGRFPGLRLYLGVRVTEVTDEQREPDRRVWGFSYDTLRGHLERGRLSYEVVKHTDTGHVEFGIAAYSQRAPTLGPLMRTGWAVFGRGRQVRFYRRCGRRMQELTRAKRPRRPMSYGSSGLVLAPSDARSSRLDRMAFTSVDPS
- a CDS encoding STAS domain-containing protein, giving the protein MNTETTTADGLNIPAGADRPAQKTCRMWVLHPDSETAVITVVGELDAASAPRLDELLHTRLRSALSNVVVDLTGLEFLCVDALRTLAVANRRADAQNISLSIMDGPPCVERAFAAAEAALDTVEPPRPRTPTS
- a CDS encoding LLM class flavin-dependent oxidoreductase — protein: MPTHVPLSVLDLVPVSQGSSTQDALETSMQAARSADRLGYNRVWYAEHHNTAHLGASATAVLIGRSAALTERIRVGSGGVMLPNHAPLRVAEEFGTLAQFYPDRIDLGLGRAPGTDRMTADLLSRSSAEPQAFATHVYDLTGWFGKEGTGHSVPVSGGVSAGTDVPLWILGSTVNGASIAGQLGLPFSLASHFAPGQMHEALEVYRSSFDPSAPTAQIDKPYVMAGINVVIAPTDDEAQRLWTTPQRMMIDVRTGNRRPLQPPVEPDAVPERERQFAESMLGVKAVGSPDTARADLEKFVETTGVDELITVTYTHDPADRMRSLELLAELWF
- a CDS encoding DUF1990 family protein; translation: MAAYPKPRASTIVLRWLVGTILVSWRYLWQITPLHRNECTGTTVDDLPPDLPTELVDDAVQLADSGFGPFYHRCFRAEIVGADVTTEELLGWITADFKRFVPSEVVDVRSSSDSDESLSLGDEFVVDMPGPWDGPVRVVQVDDTCLRLVTLRGHLEAGQVQFHAYSWDEVLVFEIRAWARPSTPLVRWLYSKLRLAKEIQLNMWVRFCCEAARQAGGRLQNGIRIRTHRLPADARVQRVSA